A single window of Anomaloglossus baeobatrachus isolate aAnoBae1 chromosome 9, aAnoBae1.hap1, whole genome shotgun sequence DNA harbors:
- the LOC142250745 gene encoding uncharacterized protein LOC142250745 yields the protein MAVSSLQYTMGISSGFKVYILEGQHSARNVDRYRPLSNPRVPIYPIKRKLSPDPLQPQKRLCSSNQQNRVKSSHSPGKQPSAAEVTGPNVFASHVDLQNVLKRLIPERRLLERKESRETVEEQPLALVKKLEKPMEQPMVSPAMLQQMRPSVITCISRPKPSPPPENKTGPLRDSHTQRSPRTCSPDIEEHFQRSLKSCTPKPSAHSPPCQSSNPSVEDHFSKALGSRWLLIRAAADSPSSQQKPTRH from the exons ATGGCGGTGTCCAGCCTGCAATACACCATGGGGATCTCCAGCGGCTTCAAGGTCTACATCCTAGAAG GGCAGCACAGCGCACGCAACGTGGACCGGTACCGTCCATTATCCAACCCCAGAGTACCAATCTATCCCATCAAACGAAAACTGAGCCCAGATCCTCTGCAACCTCAGAAGAGGCTCTGCTCCTCCAACCAACAGAACAG GGTCAAGTCTTCTCATTCACCAGGAAAACAACCTTCAGCAGCTGAAGTCACCGGTCCTAACGTTTTTGCTTCTCACGTGGACCTTCAAAATGTCCTGAAAAGGTTAATACCTGAGCGGAGACTCTTGGAAAGGAAGGAGAGCCGAGAAACCGTAGAGGAGCAACCTCTAGCCTTGGTCAAAAAGTTGGAGAAGCCAATGGAGCAACCTATGGTGTCCCCGGCCATGTTACAGCAG ATGAGACCTTCTGTAATCACCTGCATCTCAAGACCCAAACCGAGTCCACCTCCCGAAAACAAGACAGGTCCACTACGAGACTCACACACCCAAC GGTCGCCCAGAACCTGCTCTCCGGACATAGAAGAACATTTCCAAAGAAGCCTCAAATCTTGCACCCCCAAACCCAGCGCCCACTCCCCTCCATGCCAGTCCTCCAACCCTTCAGTAGAAGACCATTTCTCCAAAGCCTTGGGGTCCCGATGGCTCCTAATCCGAGCGGCGGCAGACTCCCCGTCTTCCCAACAGAAGCCCACCAGACATTAG